In Pseudophryne corroboree isolate aPseCor3 chromosome 3, aPseCor3.hap2, whole genome shotgun sequence, a genomic segment contains:
- the LOC135057273 gene encoding keratin, type I cytoskeletal 42-like encodes MQILNERLSSYLDKVRALEQENAELEKKICEWYANNAPSSLPDSSQYFRVISDLQNQITGATMDNARIVLQIDNAKLAADDFSDKYEMEQHMASKAEADVNALCRVLGGLNQETSDLEMQVQNLQEEMQEMKRNHEEEVNCLRAQLGARINVEMNAAPSIDLNQALSEIRDEYENLMERNLRDAEDIFRQRSEELNRQMASGSEQLQSVQTEVIELKRTVQALEIELQSQLSMTSALQSTLAETQATYGSQLAQLQAMIDNVECQLAQIRSDLECQNHEYKILMDQKTHLEMEIATYKRLLDGHDIQVSDYHMSSGKHVWKPCDLFDKIGPTAV; translated from the exons ATGCAGATACTGAATGAACGCTTATCATCCTACCTGGATAAGGTTCGTGCTCTAGAACAGGAAAATGCCGAGCTGGAGAAGAAAATCTGTGAGTGGTATGCAAACAACGCTCCCAGCTCACTGCCTGACTCCAGCCAGTACTTCAGAGTAATTTCAGATCTCCAGAACCAG ATCACTGGAGCTACAATGGACAATGCCAGGATTGTTCTACAGATTGACAATGCCAAATTAGCAGCTGATGACTTCAGTGACAA GTACGAGATGGAACAGCACATGGCTAGCAAAGCTGAGGCTGATGTGAATGCTCTGTGCAGAGTCCTGGGAGGTCTGAACCAGGAAACATCTGACCTGGAGATGCAAGTTCAGAACCTCCAGGAAGAAATGCAGGAGATGAAGAGAAATCATGAAGAG GAAGTAAACTGCCTCCGTGCCCAGCTTGGAGCCAGAATCAATGTAGAAATGAATGCTGCCCCATCCATCGACCTTAATCAAGCCTTGTCTGAAATTCGAGATGAATATGAAAACCTGATGGAGAGAAACCTGAGAGATGCTGAGGACATTTTCAGACAAAGG AGTGAAGAGCTAAATCGTCAGATGGCATCAGGTTCAGAGCAACTCCAGTCTGTGCAAACCGAGGTCATTGAGCTGAAGCGCACTGTCCAGGCCCTGGAAATTGAGCTTCAAAGCCAGCTGAGCATG ACATCAGCTCTGCAATCTACTCTGGCAGAGACACAAGCTACCTATGGTTCCCAACTCGCCCAGCTACAAGCTATGATTGATAATGTGGAGTGTCAATTGGCACAAATCCGATCTGATCTAGAATGTCAAAACCATGAGTACAAGATCCTGATGGATCAAAAGACCCACCTGGAAATGGAGATCGCCACTTACAAACGCCTCCTGGATGGACATGACATCCA AGTATCAGACTACCATATGTCAAGTGGAAAACACG